The following proteins come from a genomic window of Macadamia integrifolia cultivar HAES 741 chromosome 14, SCU_Mint_v3, whole genome shotgun sequence:
- the LOC122060781 gene encoding uncharacterized protein LOC122060781, with translation MCMFFLRLLSIVLLLQFTLAQSGSLSLKLIHRDSVESPLYPGKLSSEERTSRYVNRTIAHARRMIQIARGTRPDEISIPVDYHGFDFIVAKVASVKDPHYLGIPDQLLIILFDVILSLSTPYVHPVNAGKIQVYAHTEYGSTPQSFISQLGDRFQHRFSYCLQPMYGPAAGLYYLDFLALSIADQRISNPPLTLWQTLIDSGSPYTLFPPGPFASMKSYLLHYLQPYNVKRIPPRDLMDLCFDRTNGFNNFPSITFHFRNADLVLWPENSFLIKDDYFCLAIAPINELQEILIGAYQQANFRFLYDLHGRTLSFSPEDCSKDSN, from the exons ATGTGCATGTTCTTTCTGAGACTTCTCTCAATTGTGTTACTACTACAGTTTACTTTGGCACAATCTGGAAGCCTCAGTCTCAAGCTCATCCACCGAGATTCAGTGGAGTCACCTCTCTATCCAGGTAAGCTTTCAAGCGAAGAGAGAACTTCTAGGTATGTTAATCGCACTATAGCCCATGCTCGTCGGATGATCCAAATAGCTAGAGGTACTCGTCCCGACGAGATAAGTATTCCTGTTGATTACCATGGTTTCGACTTTATA GTTGCAAAAGTTGCTTCCGTCAAAGATCCCCACTATTTGGGTATTCCAGATCAACTACTTATCATCCTCTTCGATGTGATATTGAGCCTCTCAACCCCCTATGTACACCCGGTCAATGCTGGGAAGATACAAGTTTATGCTCATACAGAATACG GGTCTACACCTCAATCCTTCATTTCGCAGTTGGGCGATCGCTTCCAGCATCGATTCTCATATTGCTTGCAGCCAATGTATG GACCTGCTGCAGGTCTTTACTACTTGGACTTCTTGGCTCTCAGCATTGCAGATCAACGTATTTCCAATCCTCCTCTAACTCTTTGGCAGACACTAATAGACTCAGGAAGTCCCTACACTTTATTTCCCCCAGGGCCTTTTGCAAGTATGAAATCTTATCTGTTACATTACTTGCAGCCTTATAATGTGAAGAGAATCCCACCAAGGGATCTTATGGATCTATGTTTTGATCGGACTAATGGTTTCAACAATTTTCCGAGCATCACATTCCATTTTAGAAATGCTGATCTTGTTCTTTGGCCTGAAAATTCATTTCTGATTAAGGATGACTACTTTTGCTTAGCAATAGCACCTATTAATGAATTACAAGAGATTCTGATCGGAGCATACCAACAAGCGAATTTCCGATTCTTATATGATTTACATGGAAGAACCCTCTCCTTTTCTCCGGAGGACTGCTCTAAGGATTCTAATTAG